In a genomic window of Hyphomonas sp.:
- a CDS encoding M28 family peptidase — translation MRQFRHMAITLAGMVALGGAPALADSAMPEPVAKTAEGLIAAGLADETGLAFVEDLTTEIGARLAGSPDEARARDWAVEELQALGFDSVRVEDFTIPYWGRTHESARVVGANAQELVITALGGSQPTPEGGLEGDIVRFGSLADLMASAPGDVHGKIVFIDEKMYKTQDGSGYGLAVRKRGECAKAAAEKGALACLIRSVGTQPHRMPHTGGMLRTGALGDLPAAALSGPDADQLTRLLARGGARVALDIGVEYADAAPSGNVIAEIEGTDLKDEIVLIGCHLDSWDLGTGALDDGAGCGIVVGAAKLILDLPERPRRTIRVVLYGAEEVGLFGASAYARQHAADLDRHVLASESDFGAGRIWRFQTNFGDGALGYADAMKRMLAPLGVTPGDNSAGGGPDIGVLRRAGVPVVTPGQDGQDYFDYHHTPDDTFDKIDPGAFRQNVAVYAAFTYVAAETGWDFRKSAAADTGTE, via the coding sequence ATGAGACAGTTCAGGCACATGGCGATCACGCTGGCCGGTATGGTTGCCCTGGGCGGCGCGCCGGCTCTGGCTGACAGCGCGATGCCCGAGCCGGTTGCCAAAACGGCGGAAGGCCTGATCGCTGCGGGCCTCGCCGATGAGACAGGCCTGGCATTCGTCGAGGACCTGACCACCGAAATCGGGGCGCGGCTGGCAGGCTCGCCTGATGAGGCCCGCGCCCGCGACTGGGCCGTCGAGGAGCTGCAGGCGCTCGGCTTCGACAGTGTGCGTGTGGAAGATTTCACCATTCCCTATTGGGGGCGCACCCATGAATCGGCCCGCGTGGTGGGCGCCAATGCGCAGGAACTCGTCATCACCGCCCTCGGCGGCAGCCAGCCAACTCCGGAGGGTGGGCTGGAAGGGGACATCGTCCGGTTCGGGTCGCTGGCGGACCTGATGGCCTCCGCGCCCGGGGACGTTCACGGCAAGATCGTGTTCATCGACGAGAAGATGTACAAGACGCAGGACGGATCGGGCTATGGCCTCGCCGTGCGCAAACGTGGCGAATGCGCGAAGGCTGCGGCGGAAAAGGGCGCGCTTGCCTGCCTCATTCGGTCTGTCGGAACCCAGCCACACCGCATGCCGCATACGGGCGGCATGCTGCGGACCGGCGCTCTGGGCGATCTGCCGGCCGCCGCCCTGTCCGGTCCGGACGCGGACCAGCTGACCCGCCTGCTGGCGCGGGGAGGGGCCCGCGTGGCGCTGGACATCGGCGTCGAATATGCAGACGCCGCGCCGTCCGGAAATGTCATCGCGGAGATCGAGGGCACCGACCTGAAGGATGAAATCGTCCTGATCGGCTGTCACCTCGACAGCTGGGATCTCGGCACCGGCGCCCTGGATGACGGGGCCGGTTGCGGGATCGTGGTCGGGGCGGCCAAATTGATCCTGGATCTGCCGGAACGTCCGCGCCGTACGATCCGTGTTGTCCTGTACGGGGCCGAAGAAGTCGGCCTGTTCGGGGCCAGCGCCTATGCCCGCCAGCATGCCGCAGACCTCGACCGTCATGTTCTGGCGTCCGAGAGCGATTTCGGGGCCGGCCGCATCTGGCGGTTCCAGACCAATTTCGGCGACGGCGCGCTGGGCTATGCCGATGCCATGAAACGCATGCTGGCCCCGCTCGGCGTGACGCCGGGTGACAATTCGGCAGGTGGGGGTCCAGATATCGGCGTACTGCGCCGGGCAGGCGTGCCCGTGGTCACGCCGGGCCAGGATGGGCAGGACTATTTCGACTATCATCACACGCCGGATGACACATTCGACAAGATCGACCCGGGTGCCTTTCGTCAGAATGTCGCTGTGTACGCGGCGTTCACCTATGTCGCTGCCGAAACGGGATGGGATTTTCGGAAGTCCGCGGCGGCGGATACCGGGACGGAATGA
- a CDS encoding divergent polysaccharide deacetylase family protein — protein MASRRDADPSPLRAGLTHTGLSLLVFGTLAAGLGAAVHYSGDPASAGPHQVLALFETSQGSSANLKSRLKTDTPSGVTAKVVLADDDAIAVQPSLGVEYAEAPAPSPERAPTGQGDEDTPAEGIRINGKLVRPGESYGELTRVVSLDPAPIAGTTERINGLTLPRITADGRAPSDIYARPFANPGNQPVVALVVGGLGINATHTKAAIDELPPEVTLSFAPDAGNLQYWVNKARAKGHEVLIEVPMEAFEYGRMKMHPQTLIAGDTGASNVPRLERLLSRASGYFGVINYQGAKFAEDPGAVGPVLEVLRDRGVTLIEDGSFQTGAFDVAAARTGLKYSRAASTIDAKLTADDIRNELLGLETLAKEQGASMGAGYAFPLTIEIAKDWTKDLQNRGVVLAPVSALASVPPAQNAAPRPVQTGSLLQAPVNPEG, from the coding sequence ATGGCTAGCCGCAGGGACGCCGACCCATCTCCTTTGCGCGCAGGACTGACCCATACGGGCCTCAGCCTGCTTGTGTTTGGAACCCTTGCCGCCGGTCTCGGCGCAGCGGTTCATTACTCCGGCGATCCGGCCAGCGCAGGGCCGCACCAGGTCCTGGCCCTGTTCGAAACCAGCCAGGGATCATCCGCCAATCTCAAATCCCGCCTCAAGACCGACACGCCGTCCGGCGTGACGGCAAAAGTCGTGCTGGCCGATGACGACGCCATTGCGGTCCAGCCGAGCCTTGGTGTGGAATATGCGGAAGCGCCTGCACCGTCGCCTGAGCGCGCGCCGACCGGGCAGGGGGACGAGGACACGCCGGCCGAAGGAATCCGGATCAATGGCAAACTCGTACGCCCCGGAGAATCCTATGGTGAGCTGACCCGGGTGGTGTCGCTGGATCCTGCTCCCATTGCCGGAACGACCGAACGCATCAACGGGCTGACCCTTCCGCGCATCACGGCAGACGGACGCGCCCCATCAGACATCTACGCCCGGCCCTTCGCCAATCCCGGCAATCAGCCCGTTGTGGCTCTTGTGGTTGGCGGCCTGGGCATCAATGCAACCCATACCAAGGCCGCGATCGACGAGCTTCCGCCGGAAGTGACCCTGTCCTTCGCGCCGGATGCGGGCAATCTCCAATACTGGGTCAACAAGGCCCGCGCCAAGGGGCATGAAGTGCTGATCGAAGTCCCGATGGAGGCCTTCGAATATGGTCGCATGAAGATGCATCCGCAGACCCTGATCGCCGGCGATACCGGTGCCAGCAATGTACCCCGTCTCGAACGCCTTCTCAGCCGCGCCAGCGGCTATTTCGGCGTGATCAATTATCAGGGCGCCAAGTTCGCGGAGGATCCGGGTGCTGTCGGGCCCGTGCTCGAAGTGTTGCGGGACCGCGGTGTGACGCTGATCGAGGATGGTAGTTTCCAGACAGGCGCGTTTGACGTTGCCGCAGCACGGACCGGGCTGAAATACTCCCGCGCGGCCTCGACCATTGATGCCAAGCTCACCGCGGATGACATTCGCAATGAATTGCTGGGCCTGGAAACCCTCGCCAAGGAACAAGGCGCCTCCATGGGTGCGGGTTATGCCTTCCCGCTGACCATCGAGATTGCGAAGGACTGGACAAAGGACCTGCAGAATCGTGGCGTGGTGCTGGCGCCGGTCTCGGCGCTTGCCTCGGTGCCGCCTGCACAAAATGCCGCTCCCCGGCCGGTTCAGACTGGAAGCCTGCTTCAGGCTCCGGTAAATCCGGAAGGGTGA
- a CDS encoding peroxiredoxin, whose protein sequence is MIRTLAIAAAFSLVPAAAPAEIATESAPVAQPATPDVGLALGQTVGDVSLIRSNGDAASLSDLMGANGVALVFVRSADWCPYCKKQLKEIDDISDELAGLGWPLMAVSYDDPAILAEFSGKHGLGYELLSDPGSEAIRAFNLLNTDMKQGTRYYGIPHPAIFFVDTDRSIRAVLREDGYKDRPAMDIVLHIAEQL, encoded by the coding sequence ATGATCCGCACGCTTGCCATCGCCGCCGCCTTCAGCCTTGTTCCCGCCGCTGCCCCGGCCGAAATCGCGACAGAGTCCGCACCTGTTGCCCAGCCGGCCACGCCGGATGTCGGTCTGGCGCTGGGCCAGACGGTCGGGGATGTGTCTCTCATTCGCAGCAATGGGGACGCCGCCTCGCTGAGTGATCTGATGGGCGCAAACGGCGTCGCGCTGGTCTTTGTCCGCTCGGCGGACTGGTGCCCCTACTGCAAGAAGCAGTTGAAGGAGATCGACGATATTTCGGATGAATTGGCCGGACTGGGCTGGCCCCTGATGGCCGTCTCCTATGACGATCCTGCCATTCTGGCGGAGTTTTCCGGCAAGCACGGGCTCGGCTATGAATTGCTGTCCGATCCGGGGTCTGAAGCCATCCGCGCCTTCAACCTGCTGAATACGGACATGAAACAGGGCACGCGGTATTACGGCATTCCCCATCCGGCGATCTTCTTCGTGGATACGGACCGGTCAATCCGCGCTGTTCTGCGCGAGGACGGCTACAAGGACCGCCCCGCCATGGACATCGTGCTGCACATCGCTGAACAACTTTAG
- the cysS gene encoding cysteine--tRNA ligase: MTIRLYDTAAREKRVFEPQDPTRVTMYVCGPTVYNYAHIGNARPPIVFDVLRRLLMATYGEEAVVYARNITDIEDKIIQASLESGEPIEAITQKFAAIYNADTAALNVLAPSIEPWATAHVGDMIEMIGKLVRKGYAYVGSEGVWFSVKSMADYGKLSGRKLEDNEAGARVTVDADKRDPADFALWKFAKAGEPDDAIWDSPWGRGRPGWHIECSAMAAKHLGKTIDIHGGGIDLQFPHHENEIAQSECAHGQQMARYWMHNGFLDMGGEKMSKSLGNVVLVHDLLERWHGEVLRFAMLSGHYRAPLDWTEDLLKQAKTTLDRIYGALRRVWEAEGGTAADRGVRRALEDDLNTPVALAELSRLASDANLAADRKDAEAMASARANLVAAGKLLGLLTLSPKQWEQGGDDDGNARIDALVQARIDARAAKDWAEADRIRDALAAEGIEIMDGSSGSTWRRI, from the coding sequence ATGACAATCCGCCTCTACGACACCGCCGCGCGTGAGAAACGCGTTTTCGAGCCGCAGGACCCGACACGGGTCACGATGTATGTCTGCGGTCCGACGGTCTACAATTATGCCCATATCGGCAATGCGCGGCCGCCCATCGTGTTTGATGTGCTGCGCCGCCTGTTGATGGCGACCTATGGCGAGGAGGCCGTCGTCTATGCGCGCAACATCACCGATATCGAGGACAAGATCATTCAGGCGAGCCTTGAGTCCGGCGAGCCGATCGAGGCCATCACTCAGAAATTTGCCGCCATCTACAATGCCGACACGGCTGCGCTGAACGTACTTGCTCCCAGCATCGAGCCATGGGCGACCGCGCATGTCGGCGACATGATCGAGATGATCGGAAAGCTGGTGCGCAAGGGCTATGCCTATGTCGGTTCGGAAGGGGTCTGGTTCTCGGTCAAATCCATGGCCGATTACGGCAAGCTGTCGGGCCGCAAGCTGGAAGACAATGAGGCCGGCGCCCGCGTGACGGTCGATGCCGACAAACGCGATCCGGCGGATTTCGCCCTCTGGAAGTTTGCCAAGGCGGGTGAACCCGACGACGCCATCTGGGACAGCCCGTGGGGCAGGGGGCGGCCCGGCTGGCACATCGAGTGTTCGGCGATGGCCGCGAAGCATCTCGGCAAGACGATCGACATTCATGGCGGCGGGATCGACCTGCAATTCCCGCATCATGAAAACGAGATCGCCCAGTCCGAATGTGCCCATGGCCAGCAAATGGCGCGCTACTGGATGCACAATGGTTTCCTGGACATGGGCGGGGAGAAGATGTCGAAATCACTCGGCAATGTCGTCCTGGTGCATGACCTGCTCGAGCGCTGGCATGGCGAGGTGCTGCGCTTTGCCATGCTGAGCGGCCATTACCGGGCTCCGCTCGACTGGACGGAAGACCTGCTGAAACAGGCCAAGACGACGCTGGACCGGATTTACGGGGCCTTGCGCCGGGTCTGGGAGGCGGAGGGCGGCACGGCGGCCGATCGCGGCGTGCGCCGGGCGTTGGAAGACGACCTCAACACGCCGGTGGCGCTGGCGGAATTGTCACGCCTTGCCTCCGACGCAAACCTGGCTGCAGACCGCAAGGACGCCGAGGCCATGGCCTCTGCGCGGGCCAATCTTGTGGCCGCCGGCAAGCTGCTGGGCTTGTTGACCCTGTCTCCGAAACAATGGGAGCAGGGCGGGGATGATGACGGCAATGCCCGCATCGACGCCCTGGTTCAGGCCCGTATCGATGCCCGGGCTGCTAAGGACTGGGCCGAGGCAGACCGGATCCGGGACGCGCTGGCGGCCGAAGGCATCGAGATCATGGACGGTTCGTCCGGCTCGACCTGGCGGCGTATCTGA
- a CDS encoding RNA pyrophosphohydrolase produces the protein MTIPAPDPELYRPNVGLALFSKAGHVFIGRRINGRGAFQWQMPQGGIDKGETPLVGALRELEEEVGIAEKLVDVLEETSDWLFYDFPPDLKKRLPGPYIGQRQKWFALRFKGSDSDVRLDRHTPEFDAWRWARLEEVPALVVPFKRLVYSDVAERFRTWTDPVPGHKEAQG, from the coding sequence GTGACGATACCCGCGCCTGATCCCGAACTGTATCGGCCGAATGTCGGCCTGGCCCTGTTCTCGAAGGCAGGGCATGTCTTCATTGGCCGGCGCATCAATGGGCGCGGTGCGTTCCAGTGGCAGATGCCGCAGGGCGGCATCGACAAGGGAGAAACGCCCCTGGTCGGTGCCTTGCGCGAACTGGAAGAGGAAGTGGGCATCGCCGAAAAACTGGTCGATGTCCTCGAAGAAACCTCTGACTGGTTGTTCTATGATTTTCCGCCAGACCTGAAGAAGCGCCTGCCCGGACCCTATATCGGCCAACGCCAGAAATGGTTTGCCCTTCGGTTCAAGGGATCCGACAGCGATGTGAGGCTGGACCGGCACACGCCGGAATTCGATGCCTGGCGCTGGGCGCGGCTCGAGGAAGTGCCCGCCCTCGTGGTGCCTTTCAAGCGTCTGGTCTATTCCGATGTGGCCGAACGGTTCAGAACCTGGACCGACCCGGTACCGGGCCACAAGGAAGCCCAGGGCTGA
- a CDS encoding S41 family peptidase: MRSLLTGAALGVVLGGAAVGFSAFASPEDRVEDPRMVTYQQLDLFAEILARARQDYVTEIDEKDAMKAAINGMLTSLDPHSSYLDPDDFRSMQVQTSGEYGGLGIEVTMEDGFVKVISPMDDTPASRAGIQPGDLITAINGKPIIGQTLNDAVKEMRGEKGTDIDITILREGEDPFDVTLTREVIQQKSVTWKMQESDIGYIRISTFNERTTLLLEEAIEGVAQETGSRPRGLILDLRNNGGGLLDQAVSVSDMFLSGGEVVSTQGRRISDMERYNAHAGEVFKDIPMIVLINGGSASASEIVAGALQDRRRAIVIGTTSFGKGSVQTVIPLGADRGAVRLTTARYYTPAGRSIQALGIDPDIEITQSRLSEEELARIKRWSEADLPHALANEDGEQRRDVSMPDEQPPEDWEGDDYQLKRAVEMLKEGTVTASAIRRAG, translated from the coding sequence ATGCGTTCACTACTGACGGGAGCTGCCCTGGGTGTTGTTCTGGGTGGCGCGGCCGTCGGCTTCTCCGCCTTCGCCTCTCCGGAAGACCGGGTCGAAGACCCGCGCATGGTGACCTATCAGCAACTGGACCTGTTCGCGGAAATCCTTGCCCGCGCCCGTCAGGACTATGTCACCGAGATTGATGAAAAGGATGCGATGAAGGCCGCCATCAACGGCATGCTGACCTCGCTGGACCCGCATTCAAGCTATCTCGATCCAGATGATTTCCGGTCCATGCAGGTGCAGACCAGCGGCGAATATGGCGGCCTTGGCATTGAAGTCACGATGGAAGACGGCTTCGTGAAGGTCATTTCCCCCATGGACGATACGCCCGCCAGCCGCGCCGGCATCCAGCCCGGTGACCTGATCACGGCGATCAATGGCAAGCCGATCATTGGCCAGACCCTGAATGATGCCGTCAAGGAAATGCGCGGCGAAAAGGGCACTGATATCGACATCACCATCCTGCGCGAAGGCGAAGATCCGTTCGATGTCACACTGACGCGGGAAGTCATCCAGCAGAAATCCGTCACCTGGAAGATGCAGGAAAGCGATATCGGCTATATCCGCATTTCCACCTTCAACGAACGCACGACGCTGTTGCTCGAAGAAGCGATCGAAGGGGTGGCACAGGAAACCGGTTCGCGGCCGCGTGGCCTGATCCTCGATCTGCGCAACAATGGTGGTGGCCTTCTGGACCAGGCCGTGTCGGTTTCGGACATGTTCCTGTCCGGAGGCGAGGTCGTGTCCACTCAGGGCCGCCGGATTTCCGACATGGAACGGTACAACGCGCATGCTGGTGAGGTCTTCAAGGACATCCCGATGATCGTGCTGATCAATGGCGGGTCTGCCTCGGCCTCCGAAATCGTTGCAGGCGCCCTTCAGGATCGCCGCCGGGCGATCGTGATCGGCACCACAAGCTTCGGCAAGGGATCGGTGCAGACCGTCATCCCCCTGGGCGCGGACCGGGGCGCTGTGCGCCTCACCACGGCGCGCTATTACACGCCTGCCGGCCGCTCGATTCAGGCACTCGGCATCGATCCGGATATCGAGATCACGCAGTCCCGCCTCAGTGAAGAGGAACTGGCCCGGATCAAGCGCTGGTCCGAAGCCGACCTGCCGCACGCCCTGGCAAATGAGGATGGCGAACAGCGCCGGGATGTCTCCATGCCTGACGAGCAACCGCCGGAAGACTGGGAAGGCGACGACTACCAGCTGAAGAGAGCGGTCGAAATGCTCAAGGAAGGCACGGTCACGGCCAGTGCAATCCGCCGCGCGGGTTAA
- a CDS encoding sulfotransferase produces MKPLPDFVVVGGLRTGTTTLYSLLTQVPSICMTEFKEPDFFLTDGSMSKGLDWYAGLFSDPDKVCGEVSPNYSSVDRFPGVAERIHSVSPDAKIIYVVRDPIDRLLSHYSQAWLQGDGLPDPDALKETPEGRHIIDGSRYYFQIEPYAKVFGADNIMVLEFRKMVADPHATMRRVCEFIGAPVTEEELAAITIARKNSSRNLGSVPGWWTRMSDRIKKNDSAIVRGVNRLIPRPLIRTVKGVVQATTEDRSPPDFTDDATRAVKDALARDAQRLRDFTGKPFDHWKV; encoded by the coding sequence ATGAAGCCGTTGCCGGATTTTGTGGTGGTCGGGGGCCTGCGTACGGGCACGACGACGCTCTACAGCCTGCTGACACAGGTTCCGAGTATCTGCATGACGGAATTCAAGGAGCCGGATTTCTTCCTGACTGATGGGTCGATGTCGAAGGGTCTGGACTGGTATGCCGGCCTGTTCTCGGACCCCGACAAGGTGTGCGGCGAGGTCTCGCCGAACTATTCGAGTGTCGACCGGTTTCCCGGCGTTGCAGAACGTATTCACAGCGTTTCACCGGACGCCAAGATCATCTATGTCGTGCGCGATCCGATTGACCGCCTTCTGTCGCACTATTCTCAAGCCTGGCTGCAGGGCGACGGCCTGCCGGATCCGGATGCCCTGAAGGAGACGCCGGAGGGGCGTCACATCATCGACGGGTCGCGGTACTACTTCCAGATCGAGCCCTATGCGAAAGTGTTCGGTGCGGACAACATCATGGTTCTGGAGTTCCGGAAGATGGTGGCGGACCCGCATGCGACCATGCGCCGGGTCTGCGAATTCATCGGCGCGCCGGTGACCGAGGAGGAACTGGCAGCGATCACGATTGCGCGCAAGAACAGCAGCCGCAATCTCGGCTCGGTGCCCGGCTGGTGGACGCGCATGTCCGACCGGATCAAGAAGAATGATTCCGCCATCGTGCGCGGCGTGAACCGGTTGATCCCGCGCCCCCTGATCCGGACCGTGAAAGGCGTGGTTCAGGCAACTACGGAAGACCGCTCGCCGCCCGACTTTACCGATGATGCCACGCGCGCCGTGAAAGATGCGCTTGCCCGCGATGCCCAGCGCTTGCGTGATTTTACCGGCAAGCCGTTCGATCACTGGAAGGTCTGA
- a CDS encoding alpha/beta hydrolase, with the protein MTRNLLMIHGIGCGGEVWDRMKPGFEAAGWTCTSPTLFPEQRVRDNPPASLPDLGLDDYVEAMADEVRLLEGEAGEKPAVIGHSMGGLIAQCLVEKGLVSQAVFLTPAQPRDCSSVTLSVAYTFLNILIGRDRSKAYKVWESGFRFGVLNKVPRRRHAEIYANALYDSGKVYGDIADGIEIDETLFTVPTLTIAAGADRATPARAVRKVGEKYARSPVSGDFIEYQDNAHWIVDEPGTDKVVSDILSWLDRTRPGA; encoded by the coding sequence ATGACACGCAACTTGCTGATGATCCACGGTATCGGATGTGGCGGGGAAGTCTGGGACCGGATGAAGCCGGGCTTTGAGGCAGCCGGCTGGACCTGCACATCGCCAACCCTGTTTCCGGAACAGCGCGTGCGGGACAATCCGCCCGCCAGCCTGCCGGATCTGGGGCTGGACGATTATGTGGAGGCTATGGCCGACGAGGTGCGCCTCCTGGAAGGCGAAGCCGGCGAAAAGCCTGCCGTGATCGGGCATTCCATGGGGGGCTTGATTGCGCAGTGTCTGGTCGAGAAGGGGCTGGTCAGCCAGGCCGTATTCCTCACGCCCGCCCAGCCGCGCGATTGCAGCTCGGTGACGCTGTCTGTCGCCTATACCTTTCTGAACATCCTGATCGGGCGCGACCGGAGCAAGGCCTACAAGGTCTGGGAATCCGGGTTTCGCTTTGGCGTGCTGAACAAGGTGCCGCGCCGGCGCCATGCAGAGATCTATGCCAATGCCCTCTACGATTCCGGCAAGGTGTATGGCGATATTGCCGACGGTATCGAGATCGACGAGACCCTGTTCACGGTTCCCACGCTGACCATTGCAGCAGGTGCAGACCGGGCAACGCCGGCCAGGGCCGTCCGGAAAGTGGGCGAGAAATATGCCCGCAGCCCCGTGTCAGGAGATTTCATCGAGTACCAGGACAATGCACACTGGATCGTCGACGAGCCAGGAACCGACAAGGTCGTGTCAGACATTCTCAGCTGGCTGGACCGGACACGGCCTGGGGCCTGA
- a CDS encoding GNAT family N-acetyltransferase: MAIGPVLETDRLILRPPQAADLPAWTAFHADADVMRHLGGVQGPELTWRSVCGMAGAWTIEGFSMFSVIEKSTGEWVGRLGPWRPAGWPGTEIGWGLARSAWGKGYATEGAAAAMDYVVDILGWDEIIHTILPENAGSIRVAERLGSRYLRKENTPPPFEGMVWDVYGQTADDWRARRG, from the coding sequence ATGGCCATCGGACCAGTCCTTGAAACCGACCGCCTCATCCTGCGGCCGCCGCAGGCCGCAGACCTGCCGGCCTGGACTGCCTTTCACGCCGATGCAGACGTGATGCGCCATCTGGGCGGGGTTCAGGGGCCGGAACTCACCTGGCGGTCGGTCTGCGGCATGGCGGGCGCATGGACGATCGAGGGCTTTTCAATGTTCTCCGTCATCGAGAAATCGACCGGGGAGTGGGTCGGGCGTCTGGGGCCGTGGCGGCCCGCCGGCTGGCCGGGGACAGAGATCGGCTGGGGCCTTGCCCGCTCGGCCTGGGGAAAGGGTTACGCAACCGAAGGCGCCGCAGCCGCCATGGACTATGTCGTCGACATTCTGGGCTGGGACGAGATCATCCACACCATCCTGCCGGAAAACGCGGGATCGATCCGGGTCGCAGAGCGTCTCGGCAGCCGCTACCTCCGGAAGGAGAACACGCCGCCCCCCTTTGAAGGCATGGTCTGGGACGTCTACGGACAGACGGCGGATGATTGGCGGGCCCGGCGGGGCTGA
- the folE gene encoding GTP cyclohydrolase I FolE: MDAITPNKDKARAEPVKRPTVQEAEEAVRTLIAWAGDDPRREGLLDTPKRVVNAYKEWFSGYEEDPVKYLSRTFEDVQGYDDIVMLRNIDVESHCEHHMAPFLGKAYVAYMPSAAVVGISKLARVVEIFSKRLQTQETMTAQICDAITESLAPMGTAVLIDAVHECMSTRGVHHKDVSTITTQFTGVFKSDADLRNRFLRMAGKG, from the coding sequence ATGGACGCCATCACTCCCAACAAAGACAAGGCACGCGCCGAGCCCGTGAAGCGCCCCACCGTTCAGGAAGCCGAAGAGGCCGTCCGCACGCTCATCGCATGGGCCGGCGACGATCCACGCCGCGAAGGCCTGCTCGACACGCCGAAACGTGTGGTCAACGCCTACAAGGAATGGTTTTCCGGCTATGAGGAAGACCCGGTAAAATATCTCTCGCGCACCTTCGAGGATGTGCAGGGCTATGACGACATCGTTATGCTGCGCAACATCGATGTCGAAAGCCATTGTGAACACCATATGGCGCCGTTTCTGGGCAAGGCCTATGTCGCCTACATGCCGTCGGCTGCCGTGGTCGGCATCTCCAAACTGGCCCGGGTCGTCGAGATCTTCTCCAAACGCCTGCAGACCCAGGAAACCATGACGGCCCAGATCTGTGATGCCATCACCGAAAGCCTTGCGCCCATGGGCACGGCCGTCCTGATCGACGCCGTCCATGAATGCATGTCCACCCGCGGCGTCCACCACAAGGATGTCAGCACGATCACGACGCAGTTCACCGGCGTGTTCAAGTCGGATGCCGACCTGCGCAACCGCTTCCTGCGCATGGCCGGCAAGGGCTGA
- a CDS encoding peptidoglycan DD-metalloendopeptidase family protein, producing the protein MRLTCRPLLLAFLALALTAATPDTFTREELKALEAERRAAEQKLDALQTAGETTLTDLKNIDAQLISAAMESQRREEQASKAEKTLIDLGARRVAAQMRLLENRQALEDLLAALAASNRRRPPALIVSPGKANTAVRRAILMSETTPRLASQSDALSVEINQLNDLERSIRGEKARLEAAEATLALKQVEIERLAAAKRGNFEDLSSDIAALKARAADLGAQEDDLRSLLATLEADAPSAPGAKPDLRPRLASSRPSAKPSASPAVSRTPSSRPLGKAVLGALKPPVAGSLARGFGEKLPTGGKSEWVAFATRPNAQVVAPVGGSVEYARPFRTYGSMLILRTSDGYHVILTGMSRIYVTEGQAVSAGEPVGRMPDRNDPAPELNMEIRLGDKVMNPADWLPRRS; encoded by the coding sequence ATGCGCCTGACCTGCCGGCCCCTCCTTCTGGCATTCCTCGCCCTCGCCCTCACCGCGGCGACCCCGGACACGTTCACCCGCGAGGAACTGAAGGCGCTGGAAGCAGAGCGTCGGGCAGCGGAGCAAAAGCTCGACGCGCTCCAGACGGCCGGGGAAACCACGCTGACCGATCTGAAGAATATCGACGCGCAACTGATCTCTGCCGCCATGGAATCGCAGCGCCGCGAGGAACAGGCCTCGAAGGCGGAAAAGACGCTCATCGACCTTGGCGCCCGCCGTGTCGCGGCGCAGATGCGGCTGCTGGAGAACCGGCAGGCGCTGGAAGACCTGCTGGCGGCGCTGGCGGCCTCGAACCGGCGGCGCCCGCCCGCGCTGATCGTCTCTCCCGGCAAGGCAAACACGGCCGTCCGGCGCGCCATCCTGATGAGTGAGACAACGCCGCGCCTCGCCAGCCAGTCAGACGCCCTTTCCGTGGAAATCAACCAGCTGAACGATCTGGAGCGCAGCATACGCGGCGAGAAGGCCCGGCTGGAAGCCGCTGAGGCGACCCTGGCGCTGAAACAGGTCGAGATCGAACGCCTCGCTGCGGCCAAGCGCGGAAACTTCGAAGACCTGTCCAGCGACATTGCGGCGTTGAAGGCCCGCGCCGCGGACCTCGGCGCCCAGGAAGACGATTTGCGGTCGCTGCTGGCCACGCTCGAAGCAGACGCGCCCTCGGCGCCCGGGGCCAAGCCGGACCTGCGTCCAAGGCTGGCCTCCAGCCGTCCCTCCGCCAAGCCCTCGGCATCGCCGGCTGTTTCCCGCACGCCATCGTCCCGACCGCTCGGCAAGGCCGTGCTCGGCGCGCTGAAGCCGCCTGTGGCCGGTTCTCTGGCGCGGGGCTTTGGTGAGAAGTTGCCGACCGGCGGCAAGTCCGAATGGGTGGCCTTCGCCACCCGGCCCAATGCTCAAGTCGTCGCGCCTGTCGGCGGCTCGGTCGAATATGCCCGGCCCTTCCGGACGTATGGATCAATGTTAATTTTGCGGACGAGTGACGGTTACCATGTTATTCTGACAGGTATGAGCCGGATCTATGTCACCGAAGGTCAGGCCGTGTCAGCAGGGGAACCGGTCGGGCGCATGCCGGACCGCAATGACCCTGCGCCCGAGCTGAATATGGAAATAAGGCTTGGCGACAAGGTGATGAATCCGGCAGACTGGTTACCACGCCGGAGCTAA